From Humisphaera borealis, the proteins below share one genomic window:
- the lpdA gene encoding dihydrolipoyl dehydrogenase — translation MTQASDPVASNSYDLVVIGAGPGGYVAAIRAAQLGMKVACVDKGWWGGTCLNVGCIPSKAMLDSSNRYYEAKTKLAGHGINIGNLSLDLPKLLARKDQVVKGMTGGITYLFKKNKVDPYTGTGRIAAKDTVEVKAADGKTTTLKTKKILIATGSIPTELPGLPFDGKFVVTSTEALDFKEVPKKLIVVGGGYIGVEMGSVWARLGSEVVVLEFTPGILPLMDQELAGRLQVLLEKQGLKFKFGAGAQKAEIKGDKVHVTYKVGDKIETEIADKCLVCTGRKPIVAGLGLDAVGVELDQRGFVKVDAHYKTNVDGIYAIGDVIGGLMLAHKAEEEGVAAAELMVGKAGHVNYKTVPGVVYTHPELAQVGLTEAEAKKAGMEVNVGKFPMTANGRAKSIDDADGWVKIVADAKTDRIVGVQILAGHASDMIAECVVAMELAASSEDLARSFHAHPTLSEAVKEAAMAVDKRAIHV, via the coding sequence ATGACCCAAGCCTCCGATCCCGTCGCTTCCAACAGTTACGATCTCGTCGTCATCGGTGCCGGCCCCGGCGGATACGTTGCCGCGATCCGCGCCGCGCAGCTCGGCATGAAGGTCGCCTGCGTCGACAAGGGCTGGTGGGGCGGCACCTGCCTGAACGTCGGCTGCATCCCTTCCAAGGCGATGCTCGACTCGTCCAACCGCTACTACGAAGCCAAGACCAAGCTCGCCGGGCACGGCATCAACATCGGCAACCTGTCACTCGACCTGCCGAAGCTGCTGGCGCGCAAGGATCAGGTCGTCAAAGGCATGACGGGCGGCATCACCTACCTGTTTAAGAAGAACAAGGTTGACCCGTACACCGGCACCGGCCGCATCGCCGCGAAGGACACGGTTGAGGTCAAAGCCGCCGACGGCAAGACCACGACGCTCAAGACCAAAAAGATCCTGATCGCGACGGGATCTATCCCGACCGAGCTTCCGGGCCTGCCGTTCGACGGCAAGTTCGTCGTGACATCGACCGAAGCGCTCGACTTCAAAGAAGTGCCCAAGAAGCTCATCGTGGTCGGCGGCGGGTACATCGGCGTCGAAATGGGCTCGGTCTGGGCCCGGCTCGGCTCCGAAGTGGTCGTCCTCGAGTTCACCCCCGGCATCCTGCCGCTGATGGACCAGGAACTTGCCGGCCGGCTGCAGGTTTTGCTCGAAAAGCAGGGACTGAAGTTCAAGTTCGGCGCCGGCGCACAGAAGGCCGAGATCAAAGGCGACAAAGTACACGTCACCTACAAGGTCGGCGACAAGATCGAGACCGAGATCGCTGACAAGTGCCTCGTCTGCACCGGCCGTAAGCCGATCGTCGCCGGGCTGGGACTGGATGCGGTCGGTGTTGAGCTCGACCAGCGCGGCTTCGTGAAGGTGGACGCCCACTACAAGACGAATGTTGATGGCATCTACGCCATCGGCGACGTCATCGGCGGGCTGATGCTCGCCCACAAGGCCGAAGAGGAAGGCGTCGCCGCCGCCGAGCTGATGGTCGGCAAAGCCGGTCACGTCAACTACAAGACGGTGCCCGGCGTCGTCTATACGCACCCGGAGCTGGCACAGGTCGGCCTGACCGAAGCCGAGGCGAAGAAGGCGGGAATGGAAGTGAACGTCGGCAAATTCCCCATGACTGCCAACGGCCGGGCCAAGTCCATCGACGATGCCGACGGCTGGGTGAAGATCGTCGCCGACGCCAAGACCGACCGCATTGTCGGCGTGCAGATCCTCGCCGGGCACGCCAGCGACATGATCGCCGAATGCGTGGTGGCCATGGAACTAGCGGCGAGCAGCGAAGACCTGGCGCGATCCTTCCACGCCCACCCGACGCTCAGCGAAGCCGTCAAGGAAGCCGCAATGGCAGTCGATAAGCGAGCGATCCACGTGTAG